In the genome of Halapricum salinum, one region contains:
- a CDS encoding ABC transporter substrate-binding protein, whose amino-acid sequence MTRRRALAGGALAASGLSSGCVETIERFFGGSSREQVSLEIVTVPADADARLTAIARTLVDRLEAVGIATDFLLTPTDQLRKKVLTNRDFDVYIGTMAADRDPDYLRTTFQSSYSNGVGWQNPFGFTDQGSDSLLDAQRYQSGQQRRETIQDALTAITGEQPIVPLLSDTAIAAVRRNRFEGWDRVRARDPLWLLALDPAPGRSPEGRLRMTAVEKILTERLNPLLPTFSEFDALTAYLYDPLGRYYDGQIRPWLAQSWSIDESAREIRLELHPDLTWHDGEALTAADVQFTYRFLNDTAMGTGETRHPAPRFRRQSSLVDAVDVLDDQTVRISVDAAPAVARTVLTAPLLPEHVWESRTDVVDESTGLTQAVTWDNPDPVGAGTLAFESRTVEESLVLTRNSDHPMNREGTALFERFGPLAFDSLRFRVVPSDLAGLSLLTDGDVDATVPKLGNDVISNVRNESAVDLVTSPSRTVYHVGFNARRRPLQNPGFRRAIARLFDKGDIVESTFDGHADPLTTPVTDAEWIPSSLAWNGSDPEVPFAGSGGEFDVERAKQYFEDAGFQYTNDGRLVY is encoded by the coding sequence TTGACGCGTCGGCGCGCACTCGCCGGTGGTGCGCTCGCAGCGAGTGGACTCTCCAGTGGCTGCGTCGAGACGATCGAGCGGTTCTTCGGTGGCTCCTCTCGCGAGCAAGTATCACTCGAAATCGTCACTGTTCCCGCAGACGCAGACGCCCGTCTGACCGCCATCGCGAGAACACTGGTCGACCGCCTCGAAGCGGTCGGTATCGCGACGGACTTTCTGCTGACACCGACCGACCAACTCCGTAAAAAGGTTCTGACGAACCGCGATTTCGACGTCTATATCGGCACGATGGCCGCCGACCGGGACCCCGACTATCTTCGGACCACGTTCCAGTCGTCGTACTCGAACGGAGTCGGCTGGCAGAATCCCTTCGGATTTACCGATCAGGGAAGCGACTCGCTGCTCGACGCCCAGCGCTATCAATCGGGCCAGCAGCGCCGTGAGACGATTCAGGACGCGCTAACTGCTATCACAGGTGAACAGCCGATCGTGCCGCTGCTTTCGGATACGGCGATCGCGGCGGTCAGGCGAAACCGGTTCGAGGGTTGGGATCGGGTTAGGGCCAGGGATCCGCTGTGGTTGCTCGCGCTCGATCCGGCACCGGGGCGCTCCCCAGAGGGACGATTGCGGATGACGGCCGTAGAGAAGATCCTGACCGAACGACTCAATCCTCTCCTCCCGACGTTTAGCGAGTTCGACGCGCTGACGGCGTATCTGTACGACCCGCTCGGCAGGTACTACGACGGGCAGATACGTCCGTGGCTCGCGCAGTCGTGGTCGATCGACGAGTCGGCTCGCGAGATCCGTCTAGAACTCCATCCGGATCTCACCTGGCACGACGGCGAGGCCCTCACCGCCGCGGACGTGCAATTCACCTATCGGTTCCTGAACGACACGGCGATGGGAACTGGCGAGACTCGCCATCCCGCCCCGCGGTTCCGAAGACAATCGAGTCTGGTCGACGCCGTGGACGTCCTGGACGATCAGACGGTCCGGATCTCGGTCGACGCTGCGCCTGCTGTCGCACGGACTGTACTGACAGCGCCGCTGCTTCCGGAACACGTCTGGGAGTCGCGAACCGACGTCGTCGACGAGTCGACCGGATTGACACAGGCCGTCACCTGGGACAATCCTGACCCGGTCGGGGCTGGGACACTGGCGTTCGAGAGCCGAACAGTCGAGGAGTCGCTCGTTCTGACCCGAAACAGCGACCATCCGATGAATCGAGAAGGGACTGCCCTGTTCGAGCGGTTCGGTCCGCTGGCGTTCGACTCACTCCGGTTCCGGGTAGTTCCGTCCGATCTCGCCGGGCTCTCGTTGCTCACTGACGGTGACGTCGACGCGACCGTTCCGAAGCTCGGCAACGACGTCATCTCGAACGTCCGGAACGAATCGGCTGTCGATCTGGTGACGTCTCCCTCGCGGACGGTGTACCACGTCGGATTCAACGCCCGTCGACGGCCGCTCCAGAATCCGGGCTTTCGGCGTGCGATCGCTCGACTGTTCGACAAGGGTGATATCGTCGAATCGACCTTCGACGGGCACGCTGACCCGCTGACCACACCCGTGACTGACGCAGAGTGGATTCCGTCGTCGCTGGCCTGGAACGGTAGTGATCCGGAAGTACCATTCGCTGGGAGCGGTGGCGAGTTCGACGTCGAACGGGCGAAACAGTACTTCGAGGACGCCGGGTTCCAGTACACGAACGACGGTCGATTGGTTTATTGA
- a CDS encoding phosphatase PAP2 family protein: MALFEVLTQVAAVVALAVAVSLGAVVGFSRFPRTRQQFFTQLRIVAPYLVFLGIVLGFTSALREVGTVVQWAIGFHLSPVIFEIEGTFVAWLQTFQTSTATTYFSAIYVYGYAYLLVFPIVAYALADRTKPLRLLILAYILNYVIGLVCYILFIAYGPRNYLIGEGILYSFWPQAQFLTSEVNTNTNVFPSLHTSLSVTVATLAVMTRDLYPRWAPIAIPIALSVCLSTMYLGIHWGVDVLAGAGLAAISVYGAVRLDDHFERGVSASREWWETLRNRLPI, translated from the coding sequence ATGGCACTGTTCGAAGTATTGACGCAAGTTGCGGCGGTCGTCGCCCTGGCGGTAGCGGTATCGCTGGGGGCGGTCGTCGGTTTCAGTCGGTTTCCCCGGACGCGCCAGCAATTTTTCACGCAGTTGCGCATCGTGGCTCCGTATCTGGTATTTCTGGGCATCGTGCTCGGATTCACGAGCGCCCTTCGGGAAGTCGGCACGGTGGTCCAGTGGGCGATCGGCTTCCATCTCAGCCCGGTCATCTTCGAGATCGAGGGTACGTTCGTCGCCTGGCTCCAGACGTTTCAGACCTCCACCGCGACGACGTACTTCTCGGCCATCTACGTCTACGGCTACGCGTACCTGCTCGTGTTCCCGATCGTCGCCTACGCGCTCGCCGACCGGACGAAGCCCCTTCGTCTCTTGATCCTGGCGTACATACTCAACTACGTCATCGGGCTGGTCTGTTACATCCTGTTTATCGCCTATGGCCCTCGGAACTATCTGATCGGCGAGGGGATCCTGTACTCGTTCTGGCCGCAAGCACAGTTTCTCACCTCCGAGGTCAACACCAACACGAACGTCTTTCCGTCGTTGCACACTTCGCTGTCGGTGACGGTCGCCACGCTCGCCGTTATGACGCGTGATCTCTACCCTCGCTGGGCCCCGATCGCGATTCCGATCGCGCTCTCGGTCTGTCTGTCGACGATGTACCTCGGAATCCACTGGGGGGTCGACGTGCTCGCCGGGGCCGGTCTCGCGGCCATCAGCGTCTACGGTGCGGTCCGGCTTGACGACCACTTCGAGCGCGGTGTCAGCGCCAGCCGGGAGTGGTGGGAAACCCTTCGGAACCGACTCCCGATCTGA